The sequence TTTCTGCTAAAAATACCACTATGAATTTTCCAAAACAAAAACTATTTAAAGCCCTAAAAATACTCGGAGTACTATTGGTTTTGCTTTGCATTGCCCTTTATTATTTTCGCGATTCCCTTTTAAAACAAGCTATTGCAAAAGTTACCCATAAAATGGCGGTGAGTTATAATAGCGATTTCTCTGTAAAAGAGGCTTCCTTTGATGGCTTATCTACTATCAAATTAAAAGACATTGTTTTAGTTCCAAAAAATGCTGATACTTTACTTAAAATCCAAAATATTGAAACTAGTGTCAGTTTAAGCAATTTACTAATTGGCGATGTGCAAGTTGGAACTTTAAAAATGAACAATGGTTACATTCAATTGGTCAAAAAAGGAAAAATCAGAAACTTTGATGCTTTCTTAAAAAGAAACAGTGACGATTCTGAAAAAAGCGAAAAACGTAAATATGGTGCTTTTGCTTACCGAATCATTTCAAAACTCTTGAATTTGGTTCCGACTGATATGAATCTGGAAAACTTCCAATTCAAAATTGATGACAACGGCAAAAAAACGAATATCGCAATCAATAAGCTGGTTTTAGACAACAAACAACTCGAAACCAACATTCATGTGGTAAGCAAAGATTTTGATCAAAAATGGAACTTAAAAGGCTTTGCTGATCCTAGAAATCAAAAGGCCGATATTCGATTTTTCAATTTAGACACAGGAGCGATCAAAGTGCCGTATCTTGATGAACGCTACAACTTAAAAGCCAGTTTTGATTCGATTCGATTAAATGTCGAAAAAATTGACAAAAGCGGTGGCGAACTTCACATTGATGGTTTTACTTCGATTACCAATTTAAAAATCAATCATCCAAAAATTGCCAGCAAGGATGTAGTGATCAAAAATGCGCGTTTCGACTATCGATTTTTATTGGGTGACGATTTTATTTCGATTGACAGTACTTCGACAATGCAGTTGAACAAAATAAAAGTGAAACCGTACATTTCGTATAACACCGAAAAAGATACCGTTTACACATTGAAAGTCGATATTCCGAAAATGAAAGCGCAAGATTTTATTGTTTCCTTACCAGATGGATTGTTTACGCATTTCCAAGGAATGGAAGCAACCGGAAATTTTGATTATAAATTGGATTTCAAATTCAATAAAAACAAACCCAATACGCTTGTTTTTGACAGTAAACTCAACAAAGAAGATTTACGAATCACCAAATATGGCGAAGCCGATTTAAACAAACTAAACGGAGAATTTGTTTATCGCGCAATTATTCAGAATGTATTGCAACGACCAGTTTTGGTTGGAACAGGAAATCCAAATTACACACCTTTAGACCAAATTTCTCCTTATTTGAGAAAATGTGTTTTAACAACTGAAGATCCTTCTTTCTTCTCGCATCGCGGTTTTATCAATGAAGCTTTCAAGCAATCCATTCTGAAGAATATTAGAACCAAGAAATTTTCTCGAGGCGCTAGTACGATCAGCATGCAGTTGATTAAAAATGTCTTTTTAACGCGTGAAAAAACGCTTTCGCGAAAGCTTGAAGAAATCCTATTAGTTTACATTTTAGAAAACAACCGAATTGTTAGCAAAGAAAGAATGTTGGAAGTATATTTCAACATCATCGAATGGGGACCAAATGTTTACGGAATTGGCGAAGCAAGTCATTTCTATTTCCAAAAAAGCCCAGCCGATTTAAATGTTGATGAATGTTTATACTTGGCAACCATTATTCCGAAGCCACGAAAATTCATGTATCAATTTAACGATCAAGGAAATCTGAAAGATTACGCAATAAAAAATCAGAAGTTTTTAAAGAACTTGATGTTCCGCAGAGGTTTATTAGTTCCTGAAGATACAATTGGGCAATTGCCGGTTTATATTTCTGGAAATGCGCGTTCGCTTATAAAAATCAAAGCTCCGGATTCTACAGCAGTTAAATTGGACTCACTAGCAACAGATGACGAATTTGATTTGTAAGAGAGTTTTGCCACGAAGGCGCTAAGACACAAAGGTTTTTTCTAAGTTTGGTGTTATAATCTCGCAGAGTCGTAAAGTTTTAAGTTCAATAGCGTCCAGCTTTAGCTGGATGAAAATATAAACGCAACGAAAAGGGCTTTAGCCAAACTTTAAGGTTTGGCTAAAGCCCTTTTGATATCAATTTCAATTCCCCTAGCTAAAGCTAGGGGCTATTAAAAAACTTTGCGACTCTGCGACTTTGCGAGCAAATTCAACAAGCTTTAAAAAAAACTTCGTGCCTTAGCGTCTTCCTGGCAAAAAACATTATTTAAAGTTCTTCAAAAACTCTTCTTTATAAGTTGACGAAACTTCAATTTCAGCACCATCATTAAGCGTCACGATTCCGCCTTTGTTATACGATTTCACGCAATTGATATTGATGATATGCGATTTATGAACCCGAATAAAAGGCAACGGCAGAATCTCTGAAAAATGTTTCAGGAAACGGCAGACCATTTTTTTGCTTCCGTCGTTGAGATGTAAATCCGTAAAATTTCCATTACCGCGAAGGCGTACGATTTCTTCCATTTTTACAACTTCAAAACCTTCGAGGGTTGGCAGGATGACTTGTTGTTTTTCGGGTTTCTGTTCATGAAAATTTTCAACGATGATTTTATTTCTGTTGAAGATTTCATGATTCATAATTTGATGCTGAACTTTATTAACCGCGACAATCAGTTCTTCAATACTAATTGGTTTTAAAAGATAATACGCAGCGCTTTGATTCAAAGCTCGAAGCGAATATTCAGAAAATGCAGTAACAAAAATAGTTTCAAAATGCAAATCTTTACAAGCTTCCAAAACATCAAAAGCATTTCCGAAAGGCATTTCGACATCCAGAAAAACCAATTGTGGTTTCAATTCATGAAGCAACGGAACAGCTTCTTTGATGTTCTGCGCTTCACCAATAACCTCAACCTGCGGACAATACTTACTCAAATAATTTTTGAGCACTTCTCGCGCAGCAAGTTCGTCTTCTACAATTACACTTTTTATCTTTTGGAGCGTCATCCTATTTTATCAATTAATGGAAAAACAATCTGAACCATTGTTCCTGATTCCAATCCTTCTTTTTCTACAATTCTAAATGTAATTTCTTTTTTATACAATTCGTTCAAAAGCGCAATTCGTTCTTTGGTATTGTTCAAACCTCGGGATTCGTATATTTTTTGGTTTTTTGTTTTGAGTTCACCGCTTTTGGTTAAGCCAATTCCATTGTCTTCAATCGTTACAATGATTTTTTCGTTTTTGACATCGAATCGTAAAGACAAAAATCCTTTTTTATCCAGATAACGTAATCCATGCCAAATGGCATTTTCGAGATGAGGCTGTAAAATCATATTCGGAACAAAAACCCTTTCCGGATCTAGCGAATCATCAACTGTAATTTCGAAATCAAATTTATCTTCAAAACGCAGATGTTCTAAATCCAGATATTTCTTCAACTGTTCCACTTCTTTATCCAAAGAAATAAAATCTTTATTCGAGTTTTCCATCATGTTCCGCATCAGATTCGAATAAGACGTCAAATACTTATTCGCCTCCAATTCTTTGTTTTCCGAAATAAACTGATTGACGCTATTCAAACTATTAAAAATAAAATGCGGATTCATCTCACGACGCAAAGACTGCAATGCGATTTCTTTATTCTTAATTTTAATGGAATACAACGCTTTTACAATAAACATAAACAAAAGCAGTAACAAACCAACCGAACCAATCAGAAAATAATTGAAAGTGTTTTTCTTTGAAATCAGCTCATCTTTCAAAGTTTTCTCTTTTTCCAGCTGACGGATTTTCTCTTCCGTAATTTGAAAAGTTTTCGCATCAATTAAAGTTGTATCAGAATGAATGAGTTTATCGAAATTTTCAAAAAACTGTTCGTATAAAGCCATACTTTCTTTATCCTGACCTTTTGTTTTGTAGTATTTAACCAAAGATGATAAACTCTTTTTGGCTTCCGCCGAATTTCCTTTTTGAAAAGATAAATCATAGGCTTCTTTTAATGATGAAATCGCCTTCTCAGGTTCTTTCTTTTCAAAATAAATAGAAGAAAGCGATTGAAGCTGTTTTATTTCGGTCGTATAATCTTTATTTTTTCTGGCTTCTGCCAATATTTTTTCACTTATCAAAAGCGCTTTATCAAACTGATTGTCTTCGACATAAACTTTGGCAATTTCGTTTTTGATTTTTATAGCTTCTTCAGGTTTGTTTTTGGTGTAGTCTAAGGCTTTGTTGTAACTCTCAATCGCTACTTTTTTATCATTTAACTGAAGTGAATTCTTCGCTTTCTGAACGTAAGCTTCTTTGACTTCGCCTTTTTTGTTTTCCTTTTTCAGCAAATCAATATTCGAATCCACATAATCTGTCTGACTTGCCGGATTAGACTGGTTTTTTAAACGGTTGGCATCGTTTAAATTGATTTTTTCTTCAACTGCGTCTTTTGTCAACGAGCCCGCTTTTTCATAGTTTTTAATCGCCGAGCCGAAATTTCTTTGGTTTTCCTGTGCCTTTGCCAAACTTCTGGTAACACGGGTTTTGTCTTCTGTCAGTTTTAATTTGGTATAACTGTTTAGCGCTCTTTTATAGTATTCTTCTGCTTTAGCATTATCTCCTTTATTCAAAAATTCATTAGCCAGCCTTTCATAATTCTGAGCAATTTTCGACTCATCATTTTCATCTAATGATTTGGATAATTCATCAGCTGTTTTACTGATTTTGGAACTGCTTTTCTCCATTTTTTTGCTAGGAATAGCCTGTGCTGTTATTCGCTGTGGAACTAACAACACTACAAAAAACAGACTAAAAACAATTAACACATTATGCTTCACAACAAGTAATTTAGAAAATGTAAAGTAACCTAATTTCAGATTCCTATCCTATATCTTTCACCAAGTCAAACGCCCTGTTGACCCATTCTGCCAAAAATACGTTTTTTCCTGCAATACATTTGTTTCCGAATCAAAAATCAAAATCATGAAAAAACTATTCTTACCCTTTTTTACCATTCTATTTTCTCAGTTCATCAACGCACAGGCATCTGGAAATGTGAATTACCAAAATCAATATAATGCCCAAAACACGATTAACATCAATTTTCCTTCTAACGATGGAATTGTCGCAAGCGTAAAAGGACTTGCCAATGTTAAAGCAGATTCTTATACCGCTATTTTCAGCACCACTCAAACCGGCAAAACAACCAAAGAAGTCAACGAATTACTTGACCAAAGAATTACACAGGCGCTGAACGAAATCAAACTTAAAAAAGGCGTTGAAACTTTTGTCGATATGATTTCGTTTGTTCCGGTTTATGAATACGAAACCGAGAAAAAAGTCTTCAGCCGAAAAACCTATAATGAAGTTCCGGTTGGATTTGAATTAAAGAAAAACATACACATCAAATTCTCCGATCCCAATCAGCTGAATGAGTTTATTTCTATTTTATCCAATAATGAAATTTACGATTTGGTACGAGTGGATTACTTTTCAAATGCTTTGGAAACAATAAAAAAAGAAATGATGGCCAAAGCCAGACTGCTGATTCAGGAAAAAATAAAAAACTATGAAGTTCTTCTTGGCGAAACCTTTACAAACACTGAAAAAAGAATAGCCGATGATTTTGTTGTAAACTTACCAGTAGAAATGTACCGATCTTATGAAGCTTACAACAGTTCTTCGTTAAACTTAAAAAGAAATTCAAATATTAACCAAGCTACCAAATTGACTACACTTTATTATCAGCCTGTTTTCGGTAAAGAGTTTGATTTTATCCTTAATCCTACTGTTTTAGAACCTGTTATTCAGGTACAATATGAAGTAAAAATTGTCATTAACAGAGAAAAGAAACAAACAACAGCAAAAGCAGACAAAGAGTTTATTCTGATTACACCAAATGGCGATTTAAAAACTTTAAATATCAATATGACAAAACAAAACTAAGCTGTTGGACGTAATTTGCATTTTTGTTAATGGCCCACGGATGATACGGATAAAAACGGATTTTTTATAGTATTATCAGTGAAAACCTGTTTAATCCGCATCATCCGTGGGCTATATTAAGTTACAAAATCTATGTTGCTGAGATCATTTCACCAAGTCAAAAGCCCGTTTTACCCTTTGTCCGAAAAATAGGTCTTTTTTGTTTCTAAGTTTGATCTGTAATCATCAGTAAAACTAAAAATCATGAAATCAAATCTTTTTATTTCCGCACTATTTGTAATTGCATTTTCTATTACAGGCTGTCATTCTTCTAATGCAAATCCGAAACCGAAAAATGGAATCGAAAAACCAGCTTCCAACACCAAAATACAAGTTGCCCTTTTGCTGGATACTTCGAGCAGTATGGACGGTTTAATTGATCAGGCAAAATCCAGATTATGGAATATCGTGAACACTTTGACCACTTTAAAATACGAAGGGAAAACACCTGATATCGAAATTGCTTTATATGAATATGGCAACGACGGACTTTCTGCAAAATCAAACTTCATCAGACAAATAACACCACTTTCAACCGATTTGGATTTAATTTCCGAAAAACTATTTGCTTTGAGAACCAACGGAGGAAGTGAATACTGCGGAGCTGTTATACAAGATGCAACCAAAGATTTGAAATGGGCATCGGAAAACAGTAGTATGAAACTGATCTATATTGCAGGAAACGAAGAATTCAATCAGGGAAAAATCAGTTACAAGGAATCCATCAGCAATGCTTTGAAAAATGGGATTTATGTGAATACTATTTTCTGTGGCAACAAAACCGAAGGCATCAACATTCTTTGGAAAGACGGTGCAGACCGAGGAAAAGGGAAATATTTCAATATTGATTCAGACAGAGCTGTTGAATATATTGCCACTCCTTATGATGATGAAATTGCCAAATGCGATGAAAAAATGAACAAAACCTATATCAATTATGGTGCAAAAGGAGCCGAGAAAAAAATGAATCAGGTGATGCAGGATCAAAACGCTAAAAAGGTTTCTAATGCCAATTATACAGACCGTGCCGTAAGCAAATCAAAAGCGGTTTATAAAAACGACAGCTGGGATTTGGTCGACAAAGCAAAAGACGATGCCAGCGCTATTTCTAAAGTTAAAAAAGAAGAATTACCAGCTGAACTGCAAAACAAATCGACTGCAGAATTGCAGAAAATAGTAACCGAAAAAACGAAAGAAAGAGAAACCATTCAGAAAGAAATCAGTGTTTTGGCCAAAAAACGTCAGGAATATATTGATACTGAATCTAAGAAAACTAAAAAGCAAGATGATTTAGGCAATACTATCAATTCATCTATAATAGCTTTTGCAAAAGTAAAAGGGTATACTGTTGAGAAATAAATTGTTGTATGAAAAGTAAAATTTTCTTTCTCTTCTCGCTCTTGATTTTCTGCACCGCATTTGCCTGCAGAAACAAAGACGAAAAACCAACAGTCCACAAAAACTCAAAACCGATTTATTCCTACGAAGAGAAACTAAAAAGTGAAGTCAACGAAATCAAGAGATTCTTGGGGAAATCTCCGAAATACAATTCAGACGTTGCTTTCTTTTTAGATATGAAGGTAGAATCAGGAAGAAATCGGTTTTTTGTTTACGATTTAAAAGAGAATAAAGTGCTGGACAAAGGCTTGGTCGGACATGGTTCGGGTTCTGAAACCGGAATTTATGGCAATTTGAAATTTAGCAATGTAAAAAACTCCAATTGCACTTCATTGGGTAAATATGCTATTGGCGGTTCTTATTCCGGAAGATTTGGAAAAGCGTATAAATTGTACGGTTTAGACAAAAGCAACAGCAATGCTTTTGACCGAAATATTGTCTTGCATAAATATGAAGATGTTCCGTTTGAAGAACAGCCATATCCAATCTGCAACAGTTTAGGCTGTCCGATGGTAAATGAAAAATTCTTCAATGTTTTAGAAAAACAGATTGATCATTCTAAAAAGAAAATTATTTTAACCATTTATTATTAATTAAACCAACCTAATGACCTTTTTTGTTATCTATACCTTTATAAAACATTTTAAATTATACTCCAATGATTAAAAAACAAGCAACGGCTTTCTTATTATTTTTAGGCATTTTTGCCTTTGCGCAAAAACCAATTTTTACAACTGCAAAAGTAAAGGCGGCAACAGTATACTTTAATGCGGCCGAAATATTGGAAACTGCAAATGTTGTTCTGCCGGCAGGAACCTCTGAAATAGTGATTAAAAATGTAGCGGTAAACTTAAATGAAAGCTCTATTCAAATTGGTGCACCTACAAATGTAACCGTACTTTCGGTTCAGTTTACCAACAATTATATTTCAGAATACGAAACCGATTCACAATCGCCATTATTAAAAAGAGTAAGAGATAGTATCATTTTGGTTCAGAAGGAAATACAAAAAGTAAACAATACTATTAATTCTGAAACAAAAACAATACAGCTGTTGGATAAAAATCAGCAGATTTCTGGAGCTAATTCAGGTTTAAATGTTACTGAGTTAATGAAAATG comes from Flavobacterium sp. KACC 22761 and encodes:
- a CDS encoding histidine kinase is translated as MEKSSSKISKTADELSKSLDENDESKIAQNYERLANEFLNKGDNAKAEEYYKRALNSYTKLKLTEDKTRVTRSLAKAQENQRNFGSAIKNYEKAGSLTKDAVEEKINLNDANRLKNQSNPASQTDYVDSNIDLLKKENKKGEVKEAYVQKAKNSLQLNDKKVAIESYNKALDYTKNKPEEAIKIKNEIAKVYVEDNQFDKALLISEKILAEARKNKDYTTEIKQLQSLSSIYFEKKEPEKAISSLKEAYDLSFQKGNSAEAKKSLSSLVKYYKTKGQDKESMALYEQFFENFDKLIHSDTTLIDAKTFQITEEKIRQLEKEKTLKDELISKKNTFNYFLIGSVGLLLLLFMFIVKALYSIKIKNKEIALQSLRREMNPHFIFNSLNSVNQFISENKELEANKYLTSYSNLMRNMMENSNKDFISLDKEVEQLKKYLDLEHLRFEDKFDFEITVDDSLDPERVFVPNMILQPHLENAIWHGLRYLDKKGFLSLRFDVKNEKIIVTIEDNGIGLTKSGELKTKNQKIYESRGLNNTKERIALLNELYKKEITFRIVEKEGLESGTMVQIVFPLIDKIG
- a CDS encoding transglycosylase domain-containing protein, producing MNFPKQKLFKALKILGVLLVLLCIALYYFRDSLLKQAIAKVTHKMAVSYNSDFSVKEASFDGLSTIKLKDIVLVPKNADTLLKIQNIETSVSLSNLLIGDVQVGTLKMNNGYIQLVKKGKIRNFDAFLKRNSDDSEKSEKRKYGAFAYRIISKLLNLVPTDMNLENFQFKIDDNGKKTNIAINKLVLDNKQLETNIHVVSKDFDQKWNLKGFADPRNQKADIRFFNLDTGAIKVPYLDERYNLKASFDSIRLNVEKIDKSGGELHIDGFTSITNLKINHPKIASKDVVIKNARFDYRFLLGDDFISIDSTSTMQLNKIKVKPYISYNTEKDTVYTLKVDIPKMKAQDFIVSLPDGLFTHFQGMEATGNFDYKLDFKFNKNKPNTLVFDSKLNKEDLRITKYGEADLNKLNGEFVYRAIIQNVLQRPVLVGTGNPNYTPLDQISPYLRKCVLTTEDPSFFSHRGFINEAFKQSILKNIRTKKFSRGASTISMQLIKNVFLTREKTLSRKLEEILLVYILENNRIVSKERMLEVYFNIIEWGPNVYGIGEASHFYFQKSPADLNVDECLYLATIIPKPRKFMYQFNDQGNLKDYAIKNQKFLKNLMFRRGLLVPEDTIGQLPVYISGNARSLIKIKAPDSTAVKLDSLATDDEFDL
- a CDS encoding LytTR family DNA-binding domain-containing protein encodes the protein MTLQKIKSVIVEDELAAREVLKNYLSKYCPQVEVIGEAQNIKEAVPLLHELKPQLVFLDVEMPFGNAFDVLEACKDLHFETIFVTAFSEYSLRALNQSAAYYLLKPISIEELIVAVNKVQHQIMNHEIFNRNKIIVENFHEQKPEKQQVILPTLEGFEVVKMEEIVRLRGNGNFTDLHLNDGSKKMVCRFLKHFSEILPLPFIRVHKSHIININCVKSYNKGGIVTLNDGAEIEVSSTYKEEFLKNFK
- a CDS encoding SIMPL domain-containing protein; the protein is MKKLFLPFFTILFSQFINAQASGNVNYQNQYNAQNTININFPSNDGIVASVKGLANVKADSYTAIFSTTQTGKTTKEVNELLDQRITQALNEIKLKKGVETFVDMISFVPVYEYETEKKVFSRKTYNEVPVGFELKKNIHIKFSDPNQLNEFISILSNNEIYDLVRVDYFSNALETIKKEMMAKARLLIQEKIKNYEVLLGETFTNTEKRIADDFVVNLPVEMYRSYEAYNSSSLNLKRNSNINQATKLTTLYYQPVFGKEFDFILNPTVLEPVIQVQYEVKIVINREKKQTTAKADKEFILITPNGDLKTLNINMTKQN
- a CDS encoding murein L,D-transpeptidase catalytic domain-containing protein; its protein translation is MKSKIFFLFSLLIFCTAFACRNKDEKPTVHKNSKPIYSYEEKLKSEVNEIKRFLGKSPKYNSDVAFFLDMKVESGRNRFFVYDLKENKVLDKGLVGHGSGSETGIYGNLKFSNVKNSNCTSLGKYAIGGSYSGRFGKAYKLYGLDKSNSNAFDRNIVLHKYEDVPFEEQPYPICNSLGCPMVNEKFFNVLEKQIDHSKKKIILTIYY